One genomic region from Pecten maximus chromosome 5, xPecMax1.1, whole genome shotgun sequence encodes:
- the LOC117327644 gene encoding carbohydrate sulfotransferase 9-like isoform X1, protein MLRSLTKGIIALGLISLVVFVRWSYNQQKGELLHESNVVYSDTNLEKEDKQTNKNIAQNNNRSVGEDVYKDKQTDKNIAQNNNRSVGEDVYKVRRDRITKMCAENRYKFVGRQGHYHDTLTRIIIDRKQRLAYCAVQKSASTFWKRVFRIVNGNSAAASPFDPSVSADLMKFDSLRLLPENQRDAFTEKALSFMFVREPYGRLFSGYIDKLFSPNVIFWKSYGAFAVSVVRGNPSKMDLNCGHDITFREFVKTVLYDEKHNIRRNGHFTPQYEHCDICHYKYDIIGKLETLSQDTIYLLDRMGKTSLRKSLENDFHGQSLNDTIYDQVKLLFLFRKRFRECGVSFFEAQKLMWKKFQIRGIISKNSKYPITREKSEGLTREILTELIYKGIGDARDKNVAKKNKNDALLEAFSTLDKEDMDRLSKMFEPDCELFDYDCRPSKLFDINSPIKPWYFDINTV, encoded by the exons ATGTTGAGGTCGCTAACGAAGGGTATAATTGCACTCGGATTAATTTCACTAGTTGTGTTCGTACGATGGAGTTATAATCAACAAAAGGGAG AATTACTCCACGAGTCGAACGTCGTGTATAGTGACACAAATCTAGAGAAAGAG gacaaacaaacaaataagaACATCGCACAGAATAACAATAGATCAGTCGGAGAGGATGTATATAAG gACAAACAAACAGATAAGAACATCGCACAGAATAACAATAGATCAGTCGGAGAGGATGTATATAAGGTGAGGAGGGACCGGATCACAAAGATGTGTGCAGAGAACAGATATAAGTTTGTGGGCCGACAAGGCCACTATCATGATACTTTGACACGTATCATCATCGACCGAAAACAACGACTAGCCTATTGTGCCGTACAGAAGTCAGCGTCTACATTCTGGAAACGTGTATTTAGG ATTGTGAATGGGAACTCAGCTGCCGCCTCCCCTTTTGATCCATCCGTCTCAGCCGATTTGATGAAGTTCGATTCTTTACGTCTTCTGCCTGAAAATCAGCGTGATGCTTTCACGGAGAAAGCATTATCGTTCATGTTTGTTCGGGAGCCATATGGCCGGTTATTTTCCGGATACATAGACAAATTATTTTCACCTAATGTCATATTTTGGAAGAGTTATGGTGCATTTGCGGTATCGGTTGTCAGAGGGAATCCAAGCAAAATGGATTTGAATTGTGGTCATGATATTACGTTCAGAGAGTTTGTTAAGACGGTTCTGTATGACGAGAAACACAATATCAGACGGAATGGACATTTTACACCCCAATATGAACATTGTGATATATGTCACTACAAGTATGATATAATAGGTAAACTAGAAACCCTTTCGCAAGACACGATTTATCTATTGGATCGAATGGGAAAAACAAGTCTAAGGAAATCGCTGGAAAATGATTTCCATGGACAGAGTCTGAATGACACCATCTATGATCAGGTGAAACTGCTATTTTTGTTTCGGAAGCGTTTCCGAGAATGTGGGGTTTCATTCTTTGAAGCGCAAAAACTAATGTGGAAAAAGTTTCAAATTAGAGGTATTATCAGTAAAAACTCCAAATATCCAATAACAAGAGAGAAAAGTGAGGGACTGACCAGGGAAATCCTTACAGAATTAATATACAAAGGTATCGGAGATGCACGTGACAAAAACGTAGctaaaaagaacaaaaacgACGCTTTGTTAGAAGCGTTTTCCACGTTGGACAAAGAAGACATGGATAGATTAAGTAAGATGTTTGAACCAGACTGTGAATTGTTTGACTACGACTGTCGACCTTCCAAACTCTTCGATATAAACAGTCCTATAAAGCCCTGGTATTTTGACATCAATACAGTGTGA
- the LOC117327644 gene encoding carbohydrate sulfotransferase 9-like isoform X2: MLRSLTKGIIALGLISLVVFVRWSYNQQKGELLHESNVVYSDTNLEKEDKQTDKNIAQNNNRSVGEDVYKVRRDRITKMCAENRYKFVGRQGHYHDTLTRIIIDRKQRLAYCAVQKSASTFWKRVFRIVNGNSAAASPFDPSVSADLMKFDSLRLLPENQRDAFTEKALSFMFVREPYGRLFSGYIDKLFSPNVIFWKSYGAFAVSVVRGNPSKMDLNCGHDITFREFVKTVLYDEKHNIRRNGHFTPQYEHCDICHYKYDIIGKLETLSQDTIYLLDRMGKTSLRKSLENDFHGQSLNDTIYDQVKLLFLFRKRFRECGVSFFEAQKLMWKKFQIRGIISKNSKYPITREKSEGLTREILTELIYKGIGDARDKNVAKKNKNDALLEAFSTLDKEDMDRLSKMFEPDCELFDYDCRPSKLFDINSPIKPWYFDINTV; encoded by the exons ATGTTGAGGTCGCTAACGAAGGGTATAATTGCACTCGGATTAATTTCACTAGTTGTGTTCGTACGATGGAGTTATAATCAACAAAAGGGAG AATTACTCCACGAGTCGAACGTCGTGTATAGTGACACAAATCTAGAGAAAGAG gACAAACAAACAGATAAGAACATCGCACAGAATAACAATAGATCAGTCGGAGAGGATGTATATAAGGTGAGGAGGGACCGGATCACAAAGATGTGTGCAGAGAACAGATATAAGTTTGTGGGCCGACAAGGCCACTATCATGATACTTTGACACGTATCATCATCGACCGAAAACAACGACTAGCCTATTGTGCCGTACAGAAGTCAGCGTCTACATTCTGGAAACGTGTATTTAGG ATTGTGAATGGGAACTCAGCTGCCGCCTCCCCTTTTGATCCATCCGTCTCAGCCGATTTGATGAAGTTCGATTCTTTACGTCTTCTGCCTGAAAATCAGCGTGATGCTTTCACGGAGAAAGCATTATCGTTCATGTTTGTTCGGGAGCCATATGGCCGGTTATTTTCCGGATACATAGACAAATTATTTTCACCTAATGTCATATTTTGGAAGAGTTATGGTGCATTTGCGGTATCGGTTGTCAGAGGGAATCCAAGCAAAATGGATTTGAATTGTGGTCATGATATTACGTTCAGAGAGTTTGTTAAGACGGTTCTGTATGACGAGAAACACAATATCAGACGGAATGGACATTTTACACCCCAATATGAACATTGTGATATATGTCACTACAAGTATGATATAATAGGTAAACTAGAAACCCTTTCGCAAGACACGATTTATCTATTGGATCGAATGGGAAAAACAAGTCTAAGGAAATCGCTGGAAAATGATTTCCATGGACAGAGTCTGAATGACACCATCTATGATCAGGTGAAACTGCTATTTTTGTTTCGGAAGCGTTTCCGAGAATGTGGGGTTTCATTCTTTGAAGCGCAAAAACTAATGTGGAAAAAGTTTCAAATTAGAGGTATTATCAGTAAAAACTCCAAATATCCAATAACAAGAGAGAAAAGTGAGGGACTGACCAGGGAAATCCTTACAGAATTAATATACAAAGGTATCGGAGATGCACGTGACAAAAACGTAGctaaaaagaacaaaaacgACGCTTTGTTAGAAGCGTTTTCCACGTTGGACAAAGAAGACATGGATAGATTAAGTAAGATGTTTGAACCAGACTGTGAATTGTTTGACTACGACTGTCGACCTTCCAAACTCTTCGATATAAACAGTCCTATAAAGCCCTGGTATTTTGACATCAATACAGTGTGA